A portion of the Musa acuminata AAA Group cultivar baxijiao chromosome BXJ1-1, Cavendish_Baxijiao_AAA, whole genome shotgun sequence genome contains these proteins:
- the LOC135678213 gene encoding polyamine transporter PUT1-like, with product MGEFACPQFQTLGERYPVLEKLQKVSIGPLVFLIFYEVSGGPFGIEDSVQAAGPLLAILGFLVFPVIWSIPEALITAELGTMFPENGGYVVWVSSALGPFWGFQQGWMKWLSGVIDNALYPVLFLDYLKSGIPQVGGGLPRASAVLGLTVVLTYMNYRGLTIVGWLAVLLGVFSILPFIVMGLVSMPELRPSRWLEVDLHDVDWNLYLNTLFWNLNYWDSVSTLAGEVDDPAKTLPRALFYAVILVVVGYLYPLLTGTGAIPVDRESWTDGYFSHIATTLGGVWLTWWVQGASALSNMAMFVAEMSSDSYQLLGMAERGMLPEFFSRRSRFGTPLIGILFSASGVLLLSWLNFQEIVAAENFLYCFGMLIEFLAFVRLRMKYATASRPYKVPLGTVGSILMLVPPTLLILGVLALSSLKVAMVSIVALLMGFALQPCLKYVEKKRWLRFSISPHLPHLGATTQDENVVEALMPVLLADSRI from the coding sequence ATGGGCGAATTTGCCTGTCCCCAGTTCCAGACCCTCGGTGAAAGATATCCAGTATTGGAGAAGTTGCAGAAGGTTTCCATCGGACCTCTTGTGTTTCTGATCTTCTACGAGGTCTCCGGCGGTCCTTTCGGTATAGAGGATAGTGTTCAGGCGGCCGGTCCTCTCCTAGCGATCCTTGGGTTCCTAGTTTTTCCGGTCATATGGAGCATCCCGGAAGCACTGATCACCGCGGAACTGGGCACCATGTTCCCGGAGAACGGTGGCTATGTGGTGTGGGTGTCCTCTGCGCTGGGCCCGTTCTGGGGTTTTCAGCAAGGTTGGATGAAGTGGCTCAGTGGCGTCATAGACAATGCCTTGTACCCGGTTCTGTTCTTGGATTACCTCAAGTCAGGCATTCCGCAAGTCGGCGGCGGCCTGCCGAGAGCTTCCGCGGTGTTAGGCTTGACAGTCGTGCTGACCTACATGAACTACAGGGGCTTGACCATCGTCGGATGGCTAGCCGTTCTGCTCGGGGTCTTCTCCATCCTTCCCTTCATCGTCATGGGATTGGTGTCGATGCCGGAGCTGAGGCCGAGCAGATGGCTGGAGGTTGACTTACACGACGTCGATTGGAATCTGTACTTGAATACGCTCTTCTGGAATCTCAACTACTGGGATTCAGTGAGTACCTTGGCAGGGGAGGTTGATGATCCCGCTAAAACTTTGCCAAGAGCCCTCTTCTATGCAGTGATTCTGGTCGTTGTCGGCTACTTGTATCCTCTGCTGACGGGAACCGGAGCCATTCCCGTGGATAGGGAATCATGGACAGATGGATACTTCTCCCACATAGCAACAACTCTCGGAGGCGTTTGGTTGACATGGTGGGTGCAGGGTGCCTCTGCATTGTCCAACATGGCGATGTTTGTGGCTGAAATGAGCAGCGACTCATATCAACTTCTTGGCATGGCAGAGAGAGGAATGCTGCCGGAGTTCTTCAGCAGGCGGTCCCGATTCGGGACTCCTCTCATCGGGATCCTGTTCTCTGCATCCGGAGTCCTGCTGCTGTCATGGCTGAACTTCCAGGAGATAGTTGCTGCAGAGAACTTCCTCTACTGCTTCGGGATGCTGATAGAATTTCTCGCCTTTGTGAGACTAAGGATGAAGTACGCAACAGCATCCCGGCCTTACAAGGTGCCTCTTGGGACCGTCGGTAGCATTCTGATGTTGGTTCCTCCGACGTTGCTGATACTTGGGGTTTTAGCTCTTTCTTCGCTAAAGGTCGCAATGGTGAGCATCGTCGCTCTCCTCATGGGATTTGCGTTGCAACCTTGTCTGAAGTATGTGGAGAAGAAACGGTGGTTAAGGTTCTCCATTAGCCCTCATCTTCCTCATCTTGGAGCTACTACTCAAGATGAGAATGTTGTGGAGGCTCTGATGCCGGTCTTGCTTGCAGATTCTAGAATCTAG
- the LOC135678216 gene encoding ubiquinol oxidase 1a, mitochondrial-like has product MSSRMAGSTLLRHLGPRLFFSAAAGEPACSLLLSGSASLAPARSPAAVLVRLFPVRMTSTTAAKAFGGEQEGEAKRSATSREPTAVPPSERKAVASYWGIQPSKIIKEDGTPWRWSCFTPWETYKADTSIDLKKHHVPATLLDKLAYWMVKALRVPTDIFFQRRYGCRAMMLETVAAVPGMVGGMLLHLRSLRRFEQSGGWIRALLEEAENERMHLMTFMEVAQPRWYERALVIAVQGVFFNAYFLGYLVSPKFAHRVTGYLEEEAIHSYTEFLRDLEAGEIDNVPAPAIAIDYWRLPADATLKDVVMVVRADEAHHRDVNHFASDIHYRGMELKDIPAPLAIYSASMVERGIHLYNLDCNDTAPPPKVST; this is encoded by the exons ATGAGTTCGCGCATGGCAGGGTCAACGCTGCTCCGGCACCTCGGTCCTCGCCTCTTCTTCTCCGCCGCCGCTGGAGAGCCGGCATGCTCGTTGCTCCTCTCCGGGTCCGCCTCCTTGGCGCCCGCCCGGTCGCCCGCAGCCGTGCTGGTGCGCCTTTTCCCCGTACGTATGACCAGCACCACGGCGGCTAAGGCTTTCGGTGGAGAGCAGGAAGGGGAGGCGAAGCGTTCTGCCACTTCGAGGGAACCGACTGCCGTCCCGCCGAGCGAACGCAAGGCCGTTGCGAGCTATTGGGGCATCCAGCCATCCAAGATCATCAAGGAGGACGGCACCCCCTGGAGGTGGTCTTGCTTCACG CCGTGGGAGACGTACAAGGCGGATACCTCGATTGATCTCAAGAAGCACCACGTCCCCGCGACGCTCCTCGACAAGCTCGCTTACTGGATGGTAAAAGCTCTCCGAGTCCCGACCGACATCTTCTTCCAG AGGAGGTATGGGTGCCGCGCGATGATGTTGGAAACTGTGGCGGCCGTGCCGGGGATGGTGGGTGGCATGCTCCTCCACCTCCGCTCCCTCCGCCGTTTCGAACAAAGCGGCGGGTGGATCCGCGCGCTGCTGGAGGAGGCGGAGAACGAGCGGATGCACCTGATGACGTTCATGGAGGTGGCACAGCCTCGGTGGTACGAGCGCGCCCTCGTGATCGCCGTGCAGGGCGTCTTCTTCAATGCATACTTCCTCGGTTACCTCGTCTCGCCCAAGTTCGCCCACCGCGTGACGGGATACCTGGAGGAGGAGGCCATCCATTCCTACACCGAGTTCCTCAGGGACCTGGAGGCCGGTGAGATCGACAACGTCCCCGCCCCCGCCATCGCCATTGACTACTGGCGTCTCCCCGCCGATGCCACGCTGAAGGACGTCGTCATGGTTGTCCGTGCTGATGAGGCGCACCATCGTGACGTCAATCACTTCGCTTCG GACATCCATTACCGGGGGATGGAACTCAAGGATATACCTGCACCGCTAG caatatattctgcctctatggtggagagaggAATACACCTTTACAATCTGGATTgcaatgacacagctccccctccaaaagtaagtacataa